One genomic window of Sphingobacterium oryzagri includes the following:
- a CDS encoding MotA/TolQ/ExbB proton channel family protein, with amino-acid sequence MANAPKTTTPAKKESGNSGNLFASLAIIICFIVGYVVWAYVMGSPSNFLEENPENQPKPGNYLGMVYHAGVIVPVLIGLFLMVWVFSIERFLVISRAAGTGNVGNFVRKIQSLINGGNIDSAIAECDKQKGSVANVVKAGLLKYKDVSANTGLDAEKSVVAIQKEIEETTALEMPMLEKNMNVIATLVSIGTLTGLLGTVTGMIKAFSALATGGAPDSAKLANGISEALINTATGIATSTFAIVMYNILTAKIDNLTYSIDEAGFSIVQTYAANHK; translated from the coding sequence ATGGCAAACGCACCAAAAACTACTACTCCTGCTAAAAAAGAAAGCGGAAATTCAGGTAATTTATTTGCGAGTTTAGCAATTATCATTTGTTTCATCGTCGGTTACGTGGTATGGGCATATGTAATGGGTAGCCCGTCGAACTTCCTTGAAGAAAATCCTGAAAACCAACCAAAACCAGGAAACTACCTTGGTATGGTATACCACGCTGGTGTTATCGTACCTGTATTGATCGGTTTGTTCTTAATGGTATGGGTATTCTCTATTGAGCGTTTCTTAGTTATCAGCAGAGCTGCTGGAACAGGTAACGTTGGTAACTTCGTAAGAAAAATTCAATCGTTGATCAACGGTGGTAACATTGATTCAGCTATCGCTGAGTGTGACAAACAAAAAGGTTCTGTTGCAAACGTAGTAAAAGCTGGCTTGTTGAAATACAAAGATGTTTCTGCTAACACAGGTTTAGATGCAGAAAAATCAGTAGTAGCTATCCAAAAAGAAATTGAAGAGACTACGGCTTTAGAAATGCCAATGTTAGAGAAAAACATGAACGTTATCGCTACGTTGGTTTCTATCGGTACATTGACTGGTCTATTGGGAACAGTAACAGGTATGATCAAAGCCTTCTCGGCCTTGGCAACAGGTGGTGCTCCAGATTCAGCTAAATTAGCAAACGGTATCTCTGAGGCCTTGATCAACACGGCTACAGGTATCGCGACTTCTACATTCGCTATCGTAATGTATAACATTTTGACAGCTAAAATTGACAATTTAACTTATTCTATCGACGAAGCTGGTTTCTCTATCGTACAAACGTACGCTGCAAACCACAAATAA
- a CDS encoding translation initiation factor has translation MAKQKKQQFEGIVYSTADNFDYISAASEEVQETKPASQQKLKVMLDKKARKGKIVTIVDGFVGSEDDLNDIAKKLKQKCGVGGASKDGSILIQGDFKNKIFEILKSEGYGVKLVGG, from the coding sequence ATGGCAAAGCAAAAAAAACAGCAGTTTGAAGGAATCGTCTACTCGACAGCAGACAATTTCGATTACATTTCCGCTGCTTCTGAGGAAGTGCAAGAGACAAAGCCCGCTAGTCAACAAAAACTGAAAGTTATGCTCGATAAAAAGGCGCGGAAGGGAAAAATTGTTACAATAGTCGACGGATTTGTCGGTTCTGAAGACGACTTAAATGATATAGCGAAGAAATTAAAGCAAAAATGCGGCGTCGGCGGTGCTTCAAAAGACGGGAGTATTTTAATTCAAGGAGATTTTAAAAATAAAATTTTTGAAATATTAAAATCAGAGGGTTACGGTGTAAAATTGGTTGGCGGATAA
- a CDS encoding diacylglycerol/lipid kinase family protein: MRQRKRILFVVNPISGGKKKTAFNKQVLEVLDLEKFDPTFKITNHANHAYELGKLAIQEGYDAVVAVGGDGTINELGSAIIGTNMPLGIIPEGSGNGLALYLGIPLNESAAIRRINRFETVEVDTGEINGRYFFNIAGLGFDASVSDHFATENIRGPVGYLRSVLNVLSDFRPSTYQLLIDGKTYNKEAFMISVANSPQYGNNAYIAPHASITDGILDVCIVQKFPLYLFPKMLFHLFTKSADQSDYVEILPGKSITIIRDNKGPVHVDGEPVEMGEELNIKINHKSLKIIC, translated from the coding sequence ATGCGTCAACGAAAACGAATTTTGTTTGTTGTCAATCCGATTTCTGGAGGGAAGAAGAAGACCGCTTTTAATAAGCAAGTGCTGGAAGTGCTGGATTTGGAAAAATTTGATCCTACTTTCAAGATTACCAACCATGCCAACCACGCCTACGAGTTGGGCAAGTTAGCCATTCAAGAAGGGTATGATGCGGTGGTTGCTGTGGGCGGCGATGGTACGATAAATGAGCTTGGATCCGCGATCATCGGCACCAATATGCCTTTGGGCATCATTCCTGAAGGTTCGGGAAATGGTCTCGCGCTTTATTTAGGCATTCCGTTAAATGAGTCAGCTGCGATACGGCGTATTAATCGTTTTGAAACCGTCGAGGTCGATACCGGCGAGATCAATGGTCGCTACTTCTTTAATATTGCAGGTTTAGGTTTCGACGCATCCGTCAGTGATCATTTCGCCACAGAAAATATCCGCGGACCGGTAGGTTACCTCCGCTCCGTCTTAAATGTGTTGAGCGACTTTAGGCCCAGCACCTATCAGCTGCTTATTGATGGAAAGACGTATAATAAGGAAGCGTTCATGATTAGCGTCGCCAACTCTCCGCAATACGGAAATAACGCTTACATCGCGCCACATGCCTCGATTACGGATGGCATCCTCGACGTTTGCATCGTGCAAAAATTCCCGCTATACCTGTTTCCCAAGATGCTATTTCACCTGTTTACGAAAAGTGCCGATCAATCGGATTATGTCGAGATCCTGCCCGGGAAATCCATTACGATCATTCGGGATAACAAAGGACCTGTACATGTGGATGGCGAGCCGGTAGAAATGGGTGAAGAATTGAATATAAAAATAAATCACAAATCATTAAAAATCATTTGTTAA
- the metK gene encoding methionine adenosyltransferase, producing MAYLFTSESVSEGHPDKVADQISDALIDNFLAWDEDARVAIETLVTTGQVVLAGEVKSKIYLDVQKIARSVIEKIGYTKSAYMFEANSCGVLSAIHEQSAEINQGVDRKTKQEQGAGDQGIMFGYANNETDNYMPLALDLAHRLLFELAALRRENKEIVYLRPDAKSQVTLEYSDDHKPQRIDTIVISTQHDDFDSEPTMLAKITEDVKNILIPRVKAQLKPELQSLFNDNIKFHVNPTGKFVIGGPHGDTGLTGRKIIVDTYGGKGAHGGGAFSGKDPSKVDRSAAYATRHIAKNLVAAGVADEILVQISYAIGVKDPMGIYVNTYGTSKVGLTDGEISSKIATIFDMTPYGIETRLGLRNPIYSETAAYGHMGRTPQTVSKTFESSTGETKTVEVELFTWEKLDYVDKIKQAFSL from the coding sequence ATGGCATATTTATTTACTTCAGAGTCGGTGTCGGAAGGGCATCCGGACAAAGTAGCAGATCAAATTTCTGATGCTTTAATTGATAATTTCTTGGCGTGGGATGAGGATGCACGTGTTGCAATAGAGACATTAGTTACTACAGGACAGGTTGTTTTGGCGGGCGAAGTGAAGTCGAAAATCTATTTAGATGTCCAAAAGATTGCCCGTTCGGTGATCGAAAAAATTGGCTACACAAAATCGGCTTACATGTTTGAAGCCAACTCTTGCGGAGTTTTGTCGGCAATTCACGAACAATCTGCGGAGATAAACCAAGGTGTTGACCGCAAAACAAAGCAAGAACAAGGCGCCGGCGATCAGGGAATTATGTTTGGCTATGCTAATAATGAGACCGACAACTACATGCCTCTTGCCTTAGACCTTGCTCATCGCTTGTTGTTTGAACTTGCGGCGTTGAGACGCGAAAACAAGGAAATTGTTTACCTGCGCCCCGATGCGAAATCGCAAGTGACATTGGAGTATAGTGATGATCATAAGCCACAACGCATTGATACCATTGTTATTTCTACGCAACACGACGATTTTGATTCAGAACCTACCATGCTGGCCAAAATTACCGAAGATGTGAAAAACATTTTGATTCCGCGTGTGAAAGCGCAGTTGAAACCCGAATTACAATCCCTTTTTAACGACAATATCAAGTTCCACGTGAACCCGACAGGAAAGTTTGTTATTGGTGGCCCGCATGGTGATACCGGACTTACGGGTCGTAAAATCATTGTGGATACCTACGGCGGAAAAGGCGCACACGGTGGCGGTGCTTTCTCGGGAAAAGATCCATCAAAAGTTGACCGTTCGGCAGCATATGCGACACGCCATATCGCCAAAAACCTGGTTGCGGCCGGCGTTGCCGACGAGATACTCGTACAAATTTCCTACGCTATCGGCGTTAAGGATCCGATGGGTATCTATGTAAACACGTATGGCACCAGCAAAGTCGGTTTAACCGATGGGGAGATTTCCAGCAAAATCGCGACGATCTTTGATATGACGCCTTATGGTATCGAAACACGTCTGGGCTTGCGCAATCCCATTTATTCGGAAACCGCAGCATACGGCCATATGGGCAGAACGCCGCAGACGGTGAGCAAAACCTTCGAAAGCTCAACAGGCGAAACAAAAACTGTCGAGGTTGAGCTATTTACCTGGGAAAAACTCGACTACGTCGATAAAATAAAACAAGCATTTTCGCTTTAG
- a CDS encoding DUF58 domain-containing protein, with protein sequence MAFSFVISFFIPIMAIPATVLFWLWVIACISDLFFLYTGKNRVEIQRVYPEKLSNGDENEMELLMRNFYPTAVHVRVLEEFPKQLQLRHVDFDLKLLAREEKVVQYTVRPTTRGVYVFERCHALVKKIGLFERKFSLLEHKTIACYPSFIQMRKYQLLATTDRLMEMGIKRVRKIGATLEFDHIREYVRGDEFRHLNWKATAKHKKMLVNQFQEEKSQPIYALIDTGRVMRMPFNGLTLLDYAINSTLVLASAAILKQDRAGMLTFSKQIGNHIPAEKRNNQLQRISEKLYGIETAFEETEFGNLYAFCNRHINKRSLLMLYTNFETTDALSRQLPYLRMLAKSHVLVVVVFKNTELQDMAKEQGNRVIDVYNQIIAEKFIYDKNLVIQELNRQGIQTIYTAPEDLTINAINKYLEIKARGLL encoded by the coding sequence TTGGCTTTTAGCTTCGTGATTTCTTTTTTTATCCCGATCATGGCTATTCCGGCAACGGTGCTTTTTTGGCTTTGGGTCATTGCCTGCATCTCGGATCTTTTCTTCTTATATACGGGCAAAAATCGTGTAGAAATACAACGCGTCTATCCGGAAAAGTTATCCAACGGTGATGAAAATGAAATGGAGTTGTTGATGCGTAACTTTTATCCGACAGCTGTACATGTGCGTGTGCTTGAAGAGTTTCCGAAACAGTTGCAATTGCGGCATGTGGATTTCGATTTGAAACTGCTGGCGCGTGAGGAAAAAGTGGTGCAATATACTGTCAGACCGACTACGCGCGGGGTGTATGTATTTGAGCGTTGCCACGCTTTGGTGAAAAAGATTGGACTGTTTGAACGGAAATTCTCCCTGCTGGAGCATAAAACGATAGCTTGTTATCCATCCTTTATTCAAATGCGGAAATACCAACTTTTGGCAACGACAGATCGTTTAATGGAAATGGGCATCAAGCGTGTGCGTAAGATTGGCGCTACCTTGGAGTTTGATCATATTCGAGAATACGTGCGTGGTGATGAGTTTCGTCATTTGAATTGGAAAGCGACGGCTAAACATAAGAAAATGTTGGTCAATCAATTTCAAGAAGAAAAGTCGCAACCTATTTATGCTTTGATCGATACCGGACGCGTAATGCGGATGCCTTTTAATGGATTGACTTTACTGGACTATGCCATAAATTCTACATTAGTGTTGGCCAGTGCCGCTATCCTCAAGCAGGACCGGGCCGGTATGCTGACCTTCTCCAAGCAGATTGGCAACCATATTCCTGCGGAGAAAAGAAACAATCAGCTACAAAGGATCTCGGAAAAACTTTATGGAATAGAAACCGCCTTCGAAGAAACGGAATTTGGAAATTTATATGCCTTTTGTAATAGGCACATCAATAAGCGCTCGCTGCTCATGTTGTATACCAATTTTGAAACTACGGATGCCTTGTCAAGACAGCTTCCTTACTTACGCATGCTAGCAAAAAGCCACGTATTGGTCGTGGTGGTTTTCAAAAATACGGAGCTGCAAGACATGGCAAAAGAACAGGGCAATCGGGTGATCGATGTGTACAACCAAATCATTGCCGAAAAATTTATCTACGATAAAAATCTGGTCATCCAGGAACTCAACAGACAGGGTATACAAACGATATATACCGCACCAGAAGACTTGACCATCAATGCTATAAATAAATATTTGGAAATCAAGGCCAGAGGATTACTTTAA
- a CDS encoding AAA family ATPase, which translates to MSELENRYEPTFENRIDLTDLQEKMEAVKAEVKKVIVGQDDVIRKLLISILTAGHSLIEGMPGVAKTLTAKLIAKSIQGDFKRIQFTPDLMPSDVTGSSILDLKSNEFQFVKGPIFGNLVLIDEINRAPAKTQSSLFECMSEQQVTVDGHTYTVPKPFVVFATQNPIEHEGTYRLPEAQLDRFLFKINVGYPSAAEELTILQEHHAQRVGNKEDLVQAVVSVADIVHFQQLIKQVYVHEDVLNYIIQVVFHTRSNPNLTLGASPRASIALLEAAKASAALQGRDFITPDDVKYVAPNILGHRVLLTPEKEMEGFTSDYIIKQLVDSIEIPR; encoded by the coding sequence ATGAGTGAATTAGAAAATAGATATGAACCAACTTTTGAGAACAGAATAGACCTAACGGATTTACAGGAAAAGATGGAGGCCGTGAAGGCCGAAGTTAAAAAAGTAATCGTCGGGCAAGATGACGTTATCCGTAAATTGCTTATTTCTATATTGACCGCAGGACACTCCTTGATCGAAGGTATGCCCGGTGTAGCAAAAACGTTAACGGCAAAATTGATCGCGAAAAGTATTCAGGGCGATTTTAAACGTATACAGTTTACGCCAGATCTGATGCCATCTGATGTCACAGGTTCGTCCATCTTAGACCTCAAATCCAATGAATTTCAATTTGTAAAAGGACCGATATTTGGCAATTTGGTCTTGATCGACGAAATAAATCGTGCGCCTGCAAAGACACAGTCTTCATTGTTTGAGTGTATGTCTGAACAGCAGGTAACGGTCGATGGGCACACATATACGGTGCCGAAGCCGTTTGTGGTGTTCGCTACACAAAACCCGATTGAACACGAAGGAACATATCGGTTGCCCGAAGCACAATTGGACCGCTTTCTGTTCAAGATCAATGTCGGTTATCCTTCGGCAGCGGAAGAGCTAACGATATTACAGGAACACCACGCGCAGCGCGTAGGCAATAAAGAAGATTTGGTACAGGCAGTGGTGAGTGTAGCAGATATTGTTCATTTTCAGCAGCTCATTAAGCAGGTTTACGTACATGAAGATGTGTTAAACTATATTATACAAGTGGTGTTTCACACGCGGTCGAATCCGAACTTGACGCTTGGTGCTTCACCGCGCGCTTCTATTGCGCTTTTAGAAGCGGCAAAGGCATCTGCAGCGCTCCAAGGCCGGGATTTTATTACGCCAGACGATGTGAAGTATGTTGCTCCAAACATTTTAGGGCACCGTGTCTTGCTCACACCAGAAAAGGAAATGGAAGGCTTTACAAGTGATTACATTATTAAGCAACTGGTAGATAGTATAGAAATTCCTAGGTAA
- a CDS encoding DUF4350 domain-containing protein: protein MKNSGKLGIMLLAITLLVIAVIDISSDKQVDWTRSYDQRDKIPFGLYFTHTELPKILGDSTQVADFSSTNYSDIKKFLSGKEQATVLYIVNEFYEGKETIAELVAFVDRGGEVFISANSFPHELLDTLGLDMEYYYPQNFGEVWDVNDRPFALSNGTEAYYKDLEYPGFFYGLNAPETKKIGYFQTNEREMPNFLEIKRKNGRFLIHLEPLMFTNYYMLKQPNFLYAAAALRLISRKQVYWFDALLQDQNATRTPLRVLLQNAGLREAWYILLFGLLLFLLFRSKREQRAVPVIEPEPNLSKEFAKTIATLYYENGNPGNLVEKKIEYFLYELRTYYLIDILTLEEDGFAKHLSAKTGVALADCAALVALIIRYKNIRSSTDAELLTVNKQIEDFKNKANML, encoded by the coding sequence ATGAAAAATTCCGGGAAATTAGGCATCATGCTGTTGGCTATTACGCTACTTGTCATCGCGGTTATTGATATCTCCAGCGATAAGCAGGTCGACTGGACACGGAGCTACGATCAGCGGGACAAAATTCCTTTCGGACTTTATTTTACGCATACTGAATTGCCAAAAATATTGGGTGACAGCACGCAAGTGGCCGATTTTAGTTCTACTAACTACAGCGATATCAAAAAATTCCTAAGCGGAAAGGAGCAAGCCACCGTACTGTATATTGTAAACGAGTTTTATGAAGGAAAGGAAACGATTGCCGAGCTCGTAGCCTTTGTGGATCGTGGAGGCGAAGTTTTTATCTCGGCCAACAGTTTTCCGCACGAGCTACTGGATACCTTAGGACTGGATATGGAGTATTATTATCCGCAGAATTTCGGCGAGGTTTGGGATGTGAACGATCGGCCATTCGCTTTGAGTAACGGCACAGAAGCGTATTACAAAGATTTAGAGTATCCGGGATTTTTCTACGGTTTGAACGCCCCCGAGACGAAAAAGATTGGTTATTTCCAAACAAATGAACGCGAGATGCCGAATTTTTTGGAAATCAAACGTAAAAACGGGCGCTTCCTGATCCATTTAGAGCCTTTAATGTTTACCAATTATTATATGTTAAAGCAGCCTAATTTTTTATATGCTGCTGCCGCGTTGAGGTTGATCTCCAGAAAGCAGGTGTATTGGTTTGATGCGTTGCTACAAGACCAAAATGCAACTCGAACACCACTGCGCGTACTTTTGCAAAATGCCGGATTGCGAGAGGCGTGGTACATCCTACTTTTTGGTCTTTTGCTTTTTTTGTTGTTTCGCAGTAAGCGCGAGCAACGTGCCGTGCCTGTAATCGAGCCGGAACCCAATTTGTCCAAAGAATTTGCCAAAACCATTGCGACACTCTATTATGAAAATGGCAATCCGGGCAACCTGGTTGAAAAGAAAATAGAATATTTCTTGTATGAGTTACGTACCTATTACTTGATTGATATCCTGACATTGGAAGAGGACGGTTTTGCCAAGCATCTTTCCGCCAAAACGGGTGTGGCTTTGGCCGACTGCGCGGCATTGGTCGCCTTGATTATCCGATATAAAAATATACGCTCTTCCACCGATGCGGAATTGCTCACCGTTAATAAACAGATCGAAGATTTTAAAAATAAAGCCAATATGCTATGA
- a CDS encoding DUF4129 domain-containing protein → MWSKLFVVLLWLSMVLSRCVAQDSLVQSMPPDSLVDLDDIEKEQVDDYMAEGYFDKVPYFEGVPAVDTTLFSQLSRAYKKQEFDYENENLEQIGFFKKIGNRLARWLGNLFPDTQYFNFADIVYNILAVAAVLLLVWILYRVIFSGKRLLHPNEEEASAQSEIKFVERNLMDVDLMRYIEEAKQQDDFAKAIRYLNLLNIQLLARKGYIHWRHSKSNVELIEEIEHRDIKAEFAQNVDLFNRIWYGNEPIDKDSYERLANYFLHFQTKWQ, encoded by the coding sequence ATGTGGTCTAAGCTTTTTGTCGTTTTATTATGGTTGAGCATGGTGCTATCGCGCTGTGTCGCACAAGATTCTCTTGTACAAAGTATGCCGCCGGATAGTTTGGTCGATCTTGATGATATCGAGAAAGAACAGGTGGATGATTACATGGCTGAGGGTTATTTTGATAAGGTGCCTTATTTTGAAGGCGTACCCGCTGTCGATACGACGTTGTTTAGCCAGCTTTCTAGAGCGTATAAGAAACAGGAGTTTGACTACGAAAATGAAAACCTCGAACAGATTGGCTTTTTTAAAAAGATCGGCAATCGTCTCGCACGCTGGCTAGGCAACCTTTTTCCGGATACCCAATATTTCAACTTTGCCGATATCGTTTATAATATATTGGCCGTTGCTGCCGTACTGCTTTTGGTGTGGATACTGTATCGGGTTATTTTCTCCGGAAAGCGTTTGCTGCATCCGAATGAGGAAGAAGCATCGGCGCAAAGTGAGATTAAATTTGTTGAACGCAACCTTATGGATGTCGATTTGATGCGATATATCGAAGAGGCGAAACAGCAGGATGATTTCGCAAAAGCCATACGATACCTTAACCTGCTCAATATTCAACTTTTGGCTCGAAAAGGTTACATTCATTGGCGGCACTCCAAATCCAACGTGGAGCTTATTGAAGAGATCGAACACCGGGATATTAAAGCGGAGTTTGCGCAAAATGTAGACCTCTTCAACCGTATTTGGTACGGCAATGAGCCCATCGATAAGGACAGCTATGAGCGGCTTGCAAACTATTTCCTACACTTTCAAACAAAATGGCAATGA
- a CDS encoding ABC transporter permease, which produces MELNFEFKKERKLGEIVQDFINLLRLVLKHFFDTIFRMAVLPLCFMLILIYYGTTKINLTGNRDFSESLDLIVVAIVVAVLLVLVSLVFFGLAIEYFILLKTQRNTDFSSADVWHSFRQHIGKYFVFLLVALLAILILFVPLGVVVVILAFIPLLGSFAIGILFAFVGVWFFCAFLFYPEGYMEAGSSLQQTFSILRKKIIDYSVSSYVVGFVFQVLLMMLSLMPVLIIGLIAYNTIGFEDTFFESVYGRMFVSIGATILILLYIVYYMFSVLVYGIIYETAKEVTYGEDIYAKIQRLGEEGSDVV; this is translated from the coding sequence ATGGAATTAAATTTTGAGTTTAAGAAAGAACGTAAACTTGGCGAGATTGTCCAGGATTTTATCAATTTGCTGCGTTTGGTTTTAAAGCATTTCTTTGACACCATCTTCCGCATGGCGGTGCTGCCGCTGTGTTTTATGTTGATCCTTATTTATTACGGAACGACCAAAATCAATTTGACCGGCAATCGTGACTTTTCAGAATCGTTAGATCTTATCGTTGTAGCCATTGTGGTTGCCGTTCTCTTGGTGCTCGTTAGCCTGGTATTTTTTGGTTTAGCCATTGAATATTTTATTTTGTTGAAGACACAACGCAATACTGATTTTAGTTCCGCCGATGTTTGGCATTCCTTTCGGCAGCATATCGGTAAATATTTCGTTTTTTTATTAGTGGCTCTGTTAGCCATACTCATTCTTTTTGTGCCCTTGGGTGTTGTTGTCGTCATTTTGGCCTTTATACCGCTGTTAGGCAGTTTCGCCATTGGCATTTTATTCGCTTTTGTGGGTGTATGGTTTTTCTGCGCATTTTTATTTTACCCGGAAGGATATATGGAAGCGGGATCTAGTTTGCAGCAAACGTTTTCTATTCTGCGAAAGAAAATAATAGACTACAGTGTATCATCTTATGTCGTCGGTTTCGTTTTTCAAGTGCTGTTAATGATGTTGTCATTGATGCCAGTGCTTATTATCGGCCTGATCGCTTACAACACGATCGGTTTTGAAGACACCTTTTTTGAGAGCGTCTACGGACGCATGTTCGTCTCTATTGGCGCAACGATTTTAATCTTGCTCTATATCGTTTATTACATGTTTTCCGTTTTGGTGTATGGCATTATCTATGAAACTGCAAAAGAAGTGACCTACGGCGAAGATATTTACGCCAAGATTCAGCGTTTGGGAGAGGAGGGGAGCGATGTGGTCTAA
- a CDS encoding stage II sporulation protein M: MREASFIDKNKDKWILIESNLRNKMNVAPDLLASNYIELTNDLAYAQTFYPSSKTKDYLNELAILAHQQLYRDQKSSENQIWRFIGHDVPEAIWAIRKPMLYSLLIFCFAIAIGFFSAHYDLDFVRLILGDYYVDMSIKNIESGDPAGVYAGGSEVGSALAITINNVRVAFLAFAYGIFYSIGAGFILFSNGIMVGAFHYLFYQHGVLREAMSAIWIHGVIELSVIVVAGGCGIAVGNSILFPKSFTRLASFKRMIKTASKVLVSTVPFFIVAGFLEGFVTRHYQFSIWMCMVIIVLSFLLIGYTYILRPYQLAKIHGWN; this comes from the coding sequence ATGAGAGAGGCTTCCTTCATCGATAAGAATAAGGATAAATGGATCCTGATTGAAAGCAATCTGCGCAACAAAATGAATGTTGCGCCCGATCTATTGGCGTCTAATTATATCGAGTTGACGAATGATTTAGCCTATGCGCAAACATTCTACCCATCTTCTAAAACGAAAGACTATCTCAATGAATTGGCGATTTTGGCACATCAACAGCTTTATCGCGATCAGAAATCTAGCGAGAATCAAATTTGGCGTTTTATCGGGCACGATGTTCCGGAAGCGATCTGGGCGATAAGAAAGCCGATGTTGTACTCCTTACTGATCTTTTGTTTTGCCATAGCGATCGGTTTTTTTTCGGCACATTATGATCTGGATTTTGTTCGGTTGATATTGGGCGATTACTACGTGGATATGAGTATCAAAAACATTGAATCCGGCGATCCGGCGGGGGTGTATGCTGGCGGAAGCGAAGTCGGTTCGGCGTTGGCGATTACCATCAATAATGTGCGCGTCGCGTTTCTGGCTTTCGCATACGGTATATTTTACAGTATTGGTGCAGGCTTTATATTGTTTAGCAATGGCATTATGGTGGGCGCTTTTCACTACCTGTTCTATCAGCATGGCGTGCTACGCGAAGCCATGTCTGCAATTTGGATTCATGGCGTGATTGAGCTGTCGGTTATTGTTGTGGCTGGAGGTTGCGGCATAGCGGTCGGAAATAGTATCTTGTTTCCCAAATCATTTACCCGTTTAGCCTCCTTTAAACGAATGATAAAAACGGCCTCCAAAGTATTGGTCAGCACGGTTCCTTTCTTTATCGTGGCCGGCTTTTTGGAAGGTTTTGTCACGCGGCACTATCAGTTTTCTATCTGGATGTGTATGGTGATTATCGTATTATCTTTTTTATTGATCGGTTATACCTATATTCTTAGACCTTATCAGTTGGCAAAAATTCACGGATGGAATTAA
- a CDS encoding RDD family protein translates to MNKLLINTPQNVKFEYNQASLGSRIVAFAIDYFIIICYAILVMLIVTQLGLLKSKDSWLINGMYMLLLLPAMFYPFLMETFFHGQTMGKIIMKIKVVKIDGTRANMYQYFIRWVCSIIDVFLCAGALGISSIIATKNAQRIGDLAADTAVISTKQNTAIQQTLLAEITKEYAVTFPQVIRLSDHDANIIKEVYKKGYERKDYNIILALSNKLVQLLDVKPQMRPEEFVDVVIKDYYYTFRDR, encoded by the coding sequence ATGAATAAACTATTGATCAATACGCCACAAAATGTCAAGTTTGAATACAATCAGGCATCTCTAGGCTCGCGGATAGTCGCTTTTGCGATTGATTATTTTATTATCATCTGCTATGCCATCTTGGTGATGCTGATTGTAACACAATTGGGGCTGCTTAAATCCAAGGATAGCTGGCTTATTAATGGCATGTATATGTTGCTGCTATTACCAGCGATGTTTTACCCGTTTTTGATGGAAACATTCTTTCACGGCCAAACCATGGGCAAAATCATCATGAAAATCAAAGTGGTAAAAATCGACGGCACACGCGCAAATATGTATCAATATTTTATCCGTTGGGTGTGCTCTATAATTGACGTGTTTCTATGCGCTGGCGCACTGGGCATCTCAAGCATTATTGCCACAAAGAACGCCCAGCGTATTGGTGATCTTGCGGCCGATACAGCGGTGATCAGTACGAAACAAAATACAGCAATACAGCAAACATTGCTGGCTGAGATCACGAAAGAATATGCGGTAACCTTTCCGCAAGTCATCCGCCTTTCGGATCACGATGCCAACATCATCAAGGAAGTTTACAAAAAGGGCTACGAACGCAAGGATTACAATATTATCCTCGCGCTGAGTAACAAGTTGGTTCAATTGCTTGACGTGAAGCCACAAATGCGGCCGGAAGAGTTTGTAGATGTTGTTATTAAGGACTATTATTACACCTTTCGGGATAGGTAA